The DNA segment AGTTCCTGTTTCCGCAAGTCATTTTCCAAACGTAGATAAAGTAGAAGAAATAGGAGATAATACATTTCGATGGGATATGGAAAAAATAGGCATTGATAAATATTACTTTCAAACAGTTTATGCTTGTAAATATACGAGCAATAAAGAAGAAGGCTGGGTAAAATGGATTCCTGTTCAAGAAATTGGAAATGCCTTACTTAAAGGAGAATGGAATATTTCAAAAAAAAATGATGGAACTAATATAAAGTTTTATACAGAAGGGGATCTTTCTTTTCCATTTCCTTCTATTGCAAAATTCATTATATCTCCAATTATAACAAAAAAATTTGAAGGATTCATAAATAAATACATTGAAAATTTAACGAATACTTTTAACTCATAAATAAGAACTCATGGATTTATAACAAAAATTCTTTTTTGTCATCAGAGGAGCGAAGTAAAATAAGCAAAACTTCGTTCCTCTGAATATTTATAAAGAATGATCCATTACATATTTCGCCTGTATTTTCCACCAGCTTCATAAAGACAACTTACAATTTCACCAAGACTGCAAAACTTAACAGTTTCCATAAGTTCTGCAAATACGTTTTTACCTGAAAAAACTACATTTTTAAGCCTTTTTAAAGCATCAACAGAGTACGGCAGATTCCTATTTTTAAAATCACCTAAACGCTTTAATTGAGATTCTTTTTCATCAGAGGTTGAACGGGCAAGTGGAATTTTATACGAATCTTCGTGAACATCGCCATTTGGAGATTTAAAAGTATTTACACCAATAATCGGAAGATTGCCAGAGTCTTTAAGTCTTTCATAATAAAGGGATTCTTCTTGAATTTTGTCCCTCTGATATCCAAGCTCCATTGCTCCTAAAACTCCACCTCTTGCTGATATTCTGTCAAATTCCATTAATACCGCTTCTTCAACAAGATTCGTTAATTCTTCCACAATAAAACTGCCTTGAAGGGAATTCTCATTTTTGGAAAGCCCCCATTCTCTATTTATTATAAGTTGAATAGCAAGAGCTCTTCTTACGGATTCTTCGCTTGGAGTAGTTATAGCTTCATCATAGGAATTTGTATGAAGACTATTGCAATTATCATAAATCGCACATAAAGCTTGAAGTGTAGTTCGTATATCATTAAATTGAATTTCTTGACTGTGAAGGGAACGTCCAGAAGTTTGAATATGGTATTTAAGCATTTGGGAACGATCGCATGCACCATAAAGTTCTTTCATAGCTATAGCCCATATACGCCTTGCAACTCTTCCGATAACTGTATATTCAATGTCAAGACCGTTTGAAAAGAAAAATGAAAAATTAGGGGCAAAGTTGTCTATATTCATCCCTCTTGAAAGA comes from the Desulfobacterales bacterium genome and includes:
- a CDS encoding SRPBCC family protein, with translation MAFTLTIKINKEFNVRGDYEKVFNVLSTVPVSASHFPNVDKVEEIGDNTFRWDMEKIGIDKYYFQTVYACKYTSNKEEGWVKWIPVQEIGNALLKGEWNISKKNDGTNIKFYTEGDLSFPFPSIAKFIISPIITKKFEGFINKYIENLTNTFNS